In Sebaldella sp. S0638, one DNA window encodes the following:
- a CDS encoding DKNYY domain-containing protein yields the protein MKKNLMILAGMMVFSSFSFSTSCNFYLYEQKDNKIIYSEGITPGMHSKKTNEVRKADVKTFVMLDRSGLAKDKNNLYYMGKIVRGIDGSTLEVVSKHNENYLAETTAAHCFSPYIKEVKDKNGNYLIEDIRAGMYELAE from the coding sequence ATGAAGAAAAATTTAATGATATTAGCGGGAATGATGGTGTTTTCCAGTTTTAGTTTTTCAACTTCGTGTAATTTTTATTTATATGAGCAAAAAGATAATAAAATTATTTATTCAGAGGGAATAACACCGGGAATGCACTCAAAGAAAACCAATGAAGTGAGAAAAGCAGATGTTAAAACCTTTGTTATGCTAGACAGAAGCGGTCTGGCAAAAGATAAAAATAATCTGTATTATATGGGGAAAATTGTAAGGGGAATTGATGGTTCAACATTGGAAGTAGTATCAAAACATAATGAAAATTATTTAGCAGAAACAACAGCAGCACATTGTTTTTCACCGTATATAAAGGAAGTAAAAGATAAAAACGGCAATTACTTAATAGAGGATATTAGAGCCGGAATGTACGAACTGGCAGAATAA
- a CDS encoding DKNYY domain-containing protein: MKKVIISITMILLICACSSKEKISEVSCGYNKNVKLKRVDLESFNCISPNYGKDKTSVYYLNIFSAKTKGYGKKIKNADPKTFEIKLFPRDKDSVYYEGNEVKGADISTFEKLNTNYYRDKSHIYYMGNKIKDVDILSFELLIDPERSYTYFRDKKHVFFSGRKLEKSDPLTFQFLNDGYAKDKNYVYYRGNIYLKKHGKRKYKADTKTFKVLEKGYAVDKKNVYYGYYNRRKEIDPKTFVVHKTDKNLNGIYYDSEDKDNYYYNGKKVMVKN; encoded by the coding sequence ATGAAAAAGGTAATAATAAGCATAACAATGATACTTCTGATTTGTGCTTGTTCTTCAAAAGAAAAAATATCAGAAGTTAGTTGTGGATATAATAAAAATGTAAAGTTAAAAAGAGTTGATTTGGAAAGTTTTAATTGTATTAGTCCTAATTATGGCAAGGATAAAACTTCTGTTTATTATCTTAATATATTTTCAGCTAAAACTAAAGGCTATGGGAAAAAAATAAAGAATGCCGACCCTAAAACATTTGAGATAAAGCTATTTCCAAGAGATAAAGATTCAGTATACTATGAGGGGAATGAGGTAAAGGGAGCAGATATTTCAACATTTGAAAAATTAAATACGAATTATTATAGAGATAAAAGTCATATTTACTATATGGGAAATAAGATAAAAGATGTTGATATTCTCAGCTTTGAATTATTAATTGATCCGGAAAGAAGTTATACTTATTTTAGGGATAAAAAACACGTTTTTTTTTCTGGCAGAAAATTAGAAAAATCTGATCCGCTGACATTTCAATTTTTGAATGACGGGTATGCAAAAGATAAAAATTATGTATATTATAGGGGAAATATTTATTTAAAAAAACATGGGAAAAGAAAATATAAAGCAGATACAAAAACATTTAAAGTTTTAGAAAAAGGTTATGCAGTGGATAAAAAAAATGTTTATTATGGTTATTATAATAGAAGAAAAGAAATAGATCCCAAAACATTTGTAGTGCACAAAACTGATAAAAATTTAAATGGAATATATTATGATTCAGAAGATAAAGATAATTATTATTACAATGGAAAAAAAGTAATGGTTAAAAATTAA